From Cupriavidus oxalaticus:
GTAGTGGCTGAACTGGCGGAAGCCCAGCGTCATGTAGAGCACCAGCACGTTCCAGGCGAGCGTCAGCGCCACGCTGATCGATGCGAGCAGGTAGTGCACCACGACCACTGCCAGCGTCAGCGGCAGCACCACGGTGAACCACGCCAGCGCCGCATCGCGGGGGCGGCCGGTATCGAAGGCATGCTCGGCGCGGTCGCCCAGCGCGCGCACGATCTCGTGGATCGGGTTGTTGCGGCCCAGGGCGCGGAACTGCTCGGCGATCAGCGCCAGGAGAATAGAAACAAAGGTCATCTTGGTACGGGTGTTCCAAGGGGGGCGCCCCGCCCGATGTGCCGGCGCAGGCGCAATGCATAGCGAGAAGATAGCACAGCGGTACCTGACCCTACCCGTTGCGACACAAAAAGCAAAAGCCCGCCGGTTGGCGGGCAGGATTTTCAAGCGAATCTACGCGTGATGGTCAGGGCAGGTCGAACACCAGCACCTCGGCGTCATCGCCACCAGACAGCGCGACCTCGCCGACCGACTCCAGCTTGGCCGCATCGCCCGCTTCCAGCGCCTTGCCGTTGACCAGCACGCGGCCACGCGCGACATGGACATAGGCGCGGCGACCCGGCGCGAGGGCCAGCGTGGCGGCCTCCTCGCCATCGAGCAGCCCGGCGTACAGGCGCACGTCCTGGTGCACCACCACCGAGCCGTCGGCGCCGTCCTGGCTGGCCACCAGGCGCAGCTTGCCGCGCTTGTCGGCCGCCTCGAAGTGCTTTTCCTCGTAGCCCGGCTCGATGCCATTCTGCGCAGGCATGATCCAGATCTGCAGGAAGTGGGTCGTATCGTGCGCGGCGTGGTTGTACTCCGAGTGCCGCACACCGGTGCCGGCGCTCATGCGCTGCACGTCGCCCGGACGGATCACGCTGCCGTTGCCCATGCTGTCCTTGTGCGCCAGTTCGCCTTCGAGCACGTAGCTGATGATCTCCATGTCGCGGTGGCCGTGCGTGCCGAAGCCCATGCCCGGCGCGACGCGGTCCTCGTTGATCACGCGCAGCGGCCCGAACTGCACATGCTGCGGATCGTAGTAGTCGGCAAACGAGAACGAATGATAGGACTTCAGCCAGCCGTGATCCGCATAACCGCGCTCTGCAGACTTTCTGATTTCAATCATTTTGATGGCCCTCCTTGGCCTGTATCCGTGTCGCCACCGGCATCCGAACTGCCTGGGACCGCTGGATGGCATGTATTGCGTTGTTGATGCTAGGAAGTTTAGGCCCCGACGCGTATATTTACGGGGACCGCCTTAGAAGCACTCATTCAGTTTTTCTGAATATGCCACTCTCACTCGAATCCCTCGAAGTCCTGGACGCCATCGAGCGCAAGGGCAGCTTCGCCGCCGCCGCCCACGAGATGGGCAAGGTGCCCTCCGCGCTGACCTATGTGGTGCGCAAGCTGGAAGAAGACCTAGACGTGCTGCTGTTCGACCGGCGCCGGCACCGCGCCGAGCTGACCCCGGCCGGACGCGCACTGCTCGACGAAGGCCGCCACCTGCTGCACGCCGCCGACGACCTGGCGCGCCGCGTCAAGCGGCTGGCCACCGGCTGGGAAGCCACGCTGACCATCGTGGTGGACGACCTGATCAATTTCCGCGCGCTGCTGCCGGTGGTCCACGACTTCTATGCAGAGAACACTGCCACGCGGCTGCGCTTTGCCAAGGAAGTGCTGGGCGGCGCCTGGGACGCGCTGGTCAGCAACCGTGCCGACCTGGTGATCGGCGGCGCCTACGACGCGCCCAGCACGCAGGGCTTCCAGATCCGCCCGCTGGGTACGATGCCGTTCGTGTTCGCGGTGGCGGCGCACCATCCGCTGGCCACCGAGGAAGGCCCGCTCACCACCATCCAGATCGCCAGGCACCGCATCGTCGCGGTGGGCGATACCTCGCGCAACCTGCCCGCGCGCACCCATGGCGTGCTGGCCGGCCAGGACGTGCTGGTGGTGCCGACCATGCGCGACAAGCTGGAAGCGCAGATCCGGGGCCTGGGCTGCGGCTGGCTGCCGGCGCCGATGGCGCAGCCGCATATCGAGAGCGGCGTGCTGCAGGCGCGCGAGACCGTCGAGGTGCGCGCCCCGGGCAACTTCAAGGTGGCGTGGCGCACCAGCAACCGCGGCAAGGCGCTGCAGTGGTGGGCCGGCAAGCTGGAAGACCCGCGCTTGGCGCAGGCACTGCTGCTGCAACCCGAACTCGCCGGCTGAGGGTGTCCGCATGGCAGTGACGGCTGCAATGTTTGCCTCGGCGGCCGGCTACCGCGGCCGCTTTGCCCCCTCGCCGACCGGCCCGCTGCATATGGGCTCGCTGGTCACCGCGCTGGCCAGCTGGCTGGATGCGCGCGCGCACGGCGGCCAGTGGCTGGTGCGTATCGAGGACATCGACATGCCGCGCTGCGTGCGCGGCGCCGACCAGGACATCCTGCAGACGCTGGCGCGCCTGGGCATGACGCCGGACGAGCCGCCCGTGTGGCAGAGCCGGCGCGAGGCGCACTACGCCGAGGCGCTGCGCCGGCTCGATGCCGCCGGGCAGCTCTACCCCTGCGGCTGCTCACGCAAGGAAATCGCCGATTCGCTGGTGCACGTGCGCGAGCGGCACCAGACGCTGGGCTACCCCGGCACTTGCCGTCATGGCCTGAACGGCAAGCTGCCGCGCGCGTGGCGCGTGCGCGTGCCGGACGGCCCGGCCGCCACGATCTGCTTTGACGACCGCTGGCAGGGGCGCCAGTGCCAGGACCTCGAGACCGAGCTGGGGGACTTCGTGCTGCGCCGTGCCGACGGGCTGTGGGCCTACCAGCTGGCGGTGGTGGTGGATGATGGCCTGCAGGGCATCACGCATATCGTGCGTGGCGCCGACCTGCTTGACTCGACGCCGCGGCAGATCCACCTGCAGCACCTGCTGGACCTGCCCACGCCGAGCTACCTGCACGTGCCGGTGGTGGTCAACGAGATCGGGGAAAAGCTGAGCAAGCAGAGCGGCGCGCAGGCGATCGACACCGGCGCTCCTCTGGAGGCGCTGCGCCAGGCTGGCATGAACCTGGGACTGGCGAACCACGAAGGCAATGTGCGGGACTGGCTGGCGCGCGCCACGGAGGACTGGCGCCAGCGAATGGCGGCGGCCTGACCCGCAGGCCGCCTCGGGCGGGTCGCCCAATCAGGACTTAGGACTTAGGACTTAGGATTCAGGACTTGCGCGGCACGCCGCCCAGCAGCGCCGCGACCGGGCGCTTGGGCGCCTGGCGGCCACGGCTCAGCGCGGCGGCGATTTCCTCCGACGGCTTGACCTGCGAGCTGCTTGCGCTGGGCTCGTACGGGCGCGAGAAGAACGGATCGTCGGAAGGGCGGAACACCTGGCGGCTGCCGCTGTGCTCGTGGCGGCGCGGCCGCTCCTCGTCGCCGCTGCCGCGCGCACGGCGCAGGTCGCCGCGCTGGCGGCGGCGCTCTGCCTCGTCCTGGCGCGACTTCTCGCCGGTCGGGTCAAAGCCCTCCAGCTTGCCGCGCGGAATGCTGCGCTTGATCAGCTTCTCGATATCGGACAACAGGCGCTCATCGTTGCCCGGCACGTAGATCGACAGCGCATCGCCGCTGGCGCCGGCACGGCCGGTGCGGCCGATACGGTGCACGTAGTCCTCGGCGCTGAACGGCAGGTCGAAGTTGATCACGCATGGCATGTCGGGGATATCGAGCCCGCGCGCCGCCACGTCGGTGGCGACCAGCGCATCGATGGTGCCGCTCTTGAAGCCGTCCAGCGTCTGCATGCGCTCGGTCTGGGTCTTGTCACCATGGATCGCGGCGGCGTTGATGCCCTCGCGCTCCAGGTGCCGCGCCAGCCGCGAGCAGCCGATCTTGCTGTTGACGAAGACGATGCACTGGCGCGACTGCGACTGCTCGGCGCGCTGCTTGAGCAGGTGCACCACCGCGGCCTGCTTGTGGCCGTCCTCGACCTGGTACACCGCCTGGCGCACGTTCTCGTTGGTCGAGTTGCTGCGCGCCACTTCGATGGTGACCGGCTGCTTCAGGTAGCTGGCGGCCAGCCGCTTGATTTCCGGCGAGAACGTGGCCGAGAACAGCAGCGTCTGGCGCTGTGCCGGCAGCAGGTTGATGATGCGCTGCAGGTCCGGCAGGAAGCCCATGTCGAGCATGCGGTCGGCTTCGTCCAGCACCAGCATCTGCACCTGCGACAGGTTGACCGACTTCTGCTGCACGTGGTCGAGCAGGCGGCCCGGCGTGGCCACCAGGATCTCGACGCCGCGGCGCAGGGCGTCGGTCTGCGGATTCATGTCAACGCCGCCGAACACCACCGTGCTGCGCAGGTCGGTGTGCTTGGCGTAGCGGGCGACGTTGTCGTAGACCTGGTCGGCCAGTTCGCGCGTGGGCGTCAGCATCAGCGCGCGCACCGGATGGCGCGCCGGCGAGGCGCTGGCATTGGCCAGCGGCAACAGGCGCTGGATGATCGGCAGCGCGAAGCCGGCGGTCTTGCCGGTGCCGGTCTGCGCGGCGCCCATCACGTCCTTGCCGAGCAGCACGACGGGAATGGCCTGTGCCTGGATCGGCGTGGGCGTGGTGTAGCCCTGGTCGGACAAGGCACGCAGGATGCGCGCGTCCAGGCCAAAGCTTTCGAAGGTCTGCACCGCGGTCTGCCCGGCGGTGGTGGGTTCTGGTGCGGTCGTAGTGGTCATGGGTATCGGTGTCTGGCGGGAGGCGAACCCGGCACAAACGGATACGCGTCTGGAACTCATCTCGCCCTGGCTCTCGGCTGACACCGGGGAGGCGCCGGCGCGGCCATGCCGCTTGCACAGGGCTTGCAGCTTTTGGCCAAGAGAATCAAAGACTTAAATTCTAGCATTTCTGCCGCTAGAGTGACCAGCATGGGGCGGGTGTGCAGGCGCGCCGCGACACTGCGCGGCCCCCGCCGGGGCGATTTCAAGAAACTGTCACATCGGCAATGGATGATGCCGGCGGCACCGTTGACAAGGCGAGCCAGAACCGGCCGCGCGGACGCCACCTTCCGACCACCGAGACCAATATGGACTTCGAGCAATTCCGCCAGACCTGCCAGCAGTTCCTGCGCACTTCGAGCCAGTTCCTAGGCCTGGCCACCGTCCTGCCCTTGCCGGCGCGGCCGGCGAGTCAGCCGGCCCAGCCTGCACAGCAGGCGGCCTGACAGGGAGATCCGTCCACCACCGGCGCGGCGTCCAGGTGACTCGGTCGCCGCGGATGCCGTTGTCCTGGATCATCTTGCCCCACTTCGTGTAGCCGCCGCACATGAGGCCTGCCATGGGTCCAGCTGGCCGCCTGGCAAGGAAAAAGCCCCGGTGCCGGGGAGGGCAGCGGGGCTCAAGTGGTAGCGGGGCAACCTTTCGATTACCCACGCGGTGATCTTGTCCGATCGCGCCAAGGCCCACATCACCCAAATGCGGGTCGTACGGCCGACAACAGAGCGCCGGGCGCCGCGCGCCTGGCGTCACCTGTAAAGCCTGTCAATCATCACTCGCACTCGCCCAGCCAGGAATCGGGGTTTTCTCCGAGCGGGTTTCCGCCAGCTTCCAGTCGCGCCGCGCATGGGGTCTACTGGTATCACATTGATATGGCACAGCCAAGGCGGCACATCGCCGCAGTCAATGGAGCACCAAGACGATTCCAATGACCGGGAGACAGACCATGGTGACGAAAAAAGAAGACGCATTCGTACTGAAGAACCTTCTCGCCCTCGCAGCAGTGGAAACCCTGGGCGGCGCGATCGCCCTGGGCATGGTCTTCCACCTGATCTGAACCGGCATGCCTGGCGCCGGCGCTGCCACGTCGGCGCGGTGCTCGTTACG
This genomic window contains:
- a CDS encoding LysR family transcriptional regulator; amino-acid sequence: MPLSLESLEVLDAIERKGSFAAAAHEMGKVPSALTYVVRKLEEDLDVLLFDRRRHRAELTPAGRALLDEGRHLLHAADDLARRVKRLATGWEATLTIVVDDLINFRALLPVVHDFYAENTATRLRFAKEVLGGAWDALVSNRADLVIGGAYDAPSTQGFQIRPLGTMPFVFAVAAHHPLATEEGPLTTIQIARHRIVAVGDTSRNLPARTHGVLAGQDVLVVPTMRDKLEAQIRGLGCGWLPAPMAQPHIESGVLQARETVEVRAPGNFKVAWRTSNRGKALQWWAGKLEDPRLAQALLLQPELAG
- a CDS encoding pirin family protein, which gives rise to MIEIRKSAERGYADHGWLKSYHSFSFADYYDPQHVQFGPLRVINEDRVAPGMGFGTHGHRDMEIISYVLEGELAHKDSMGNGSVIRPGDVQRMSAGTGVRHSEYNHAAHDTTHFLQIWIMPAQNGIEPGYEEKHFEAADKRGKLRLVASQDGADGSVVVHQDVRLYAGLLDGEEAATLALAPGRRAYVHVARGRVLVNGKALEAGDAAKLESVGEVALSGGDDAEVLVFDLP
- the gluQRS gene encoding tRNA glutamyl-Q(34) synthetase GluQRS, which gives rise to MAVTAAMFASAAGYRGRFAPSPTGPLHMGSLVTALASWLDARAHGGQWLVRIEDIDMPRCVRGADQDILQTLARLGMTPDEPPVWQSRREAHYAEALRRLDAAGQLYPCGCSRKEIADSLVHVRERHQTLGYPGTCRHGLNGKLPRAWRVRVPDGPAATICFDDRWQGRQCQDLETELGDFVLRRADGLWAYQLAVVVDDGLQGITHIVRGADLLDSTPRQIHLQHLLDLPTPSYLHVPVVVNEIGEKLSKQSGAQAIDTGAPLEALRQAGMNLGLANHEGNVRDWLARATEDWRQRMAAA
- a CDS encoding DEAD/DEAH box helicase, whose protein sequence is MTTTTAPEPTTAGQTAVQTFESFGLDARILRALSDQGYTTPTPIQAQAIPVVLLGKDVMGAAQTGTGKTAGFALPIIQRLLPLANASASPARHPVRALMLTPTRELADQVYDNVARYAKHTDLRSTVVFGGVDMNPQTDALRRGVEILVATPGRLLDHVQQKSVNLSQVQMLVLDEADRMLDMGFLPDLQRIINLLPAQRQTLLFSATFSPEIKRLAASYLKQPVTIEVARSNSTNENVRQAVYQVEDGHKQAAVVHLLKQRAEQSQSRQCIVFVNSKIGCSRLARHLEREGINAAAIHGDKTQTERMQTLDGFKSGTIDALVATDVAARGLDIPDMPCVINFDLPFSAEDYVHRIGRTGRAGASGDALSIYVPGNDERLLSDIEKLIKRSIPRGKLEGFDPTGEKSRQDEAERRRQRGDLRRARGSGDEERPRRHEHSGSRQVFRPSDDPFFSRPYEPSASSSQVKPSEEIAAALSRGRQAPKRPVAALLGGVPRKS